The following proteins are co-located in the Motilibacter rhizosphaerae genome:
- the rpsT gene encoding 30S ribosomal protein S20, with protein MANIKSQIKRNRQNEAARLRNKAVKSSLKTAIRKFREASDAGNATEAAALAAAATRALDKAASKGVIHKNQAANRKSAIAKRAGSPSA; from the coding sequence GTGGCCAACATCAAGTCCCAGATCAAGCGCAACCGGCAGAACGAGGCCGCCCGCCTTCGCAACAAGGCGGTCAAGTCGTCGCTCAAGACGGCGATCCGCAAGTTCCGCGAGGCCTCGGACGCGGGCAACGCCACCGAGGCCGCCGCGCTCGCCGCCGCTGCGACGCGCGCCCTCGACAAGGCCGCCAGCAAGGGCGTCATCCACAAGAACCAGGCAGCCAACCGCAAGTCGGCGATCGCCAAGCGCGCCGGCTCGCCCAGCGCCTGA
- the holA gene encoding DNA polymerase III subunit delta, with protein sequence MTAPPLTLVTGPEELLVERAVVEVREAARAADPAAELVELAAAELVGGVLAQATSPSLFGESRVVVVRGLEEAGESAVAEVLGALAAPADDVALVLLHRGGNRGRKVLDAAKAAGARVVACDEVKKRSDKLAFVGAEFRRAGKGRKLDPDAAEALLDAVGGDLRSLAAACSQLASDVEGPGTLEAVRRYYEGRAEVSGFVVADAVVEGRTGDALVALRWALQTGTDPVPLTAALAGALRTVAKVASAGRAARAADIGVPPWKLDVVRRQARGWTEQGLAEAIAVIAATDVEVKGGGADPAYAVERAVVTASRLRGER encoded by the coding sequence GTGACCGCCCCTCCGCTCACGCTCGTCACCGGCCCCGAGGAGCTCCTCGTCGAGCGGGCCGTCGTCGAGGTGCGTGAGGCGGCGCGCGCCGCCGACCCGGCCGCGGAGCTGGTCGAGCTCGCCGCCGCGGAGCTGGTGGGCGGGGTGCTGGCGCAGGCCACGAGCCCGTCGCTGTTCGGGGAGTCGCGGGTCGTCGTCGTCCGCGGGCTCGAGGAGGCGGGGGAGAGCGCGGTCGCGGAGGTGCTCGGCGCGCTCGCCGCGCCCGCCGACGACGTGGCCCTCGTCCTGCTGCACCGCGGCGGGAACCGCGGCCGCAAGGTCCTCGACGCGGCGAAGGCGGCCGGCGCCCGCGTCGTCGCCTGCGACGAGGTCAAGAAGCGCAGCGACAAGCTGGCCTTCGTGGGAGCCGAGTTCCGGCGCGCCGGGAAGGGCCGCAAGCTCGACCCCGACGCGGCAGAGGCGCTGCTCGACGCGGTCGGGGGCGACCTGCGCTCGCTCGCGGCGGCCTGCAGCCAGCTGGCCAGCGACGTCGAGGGTCCGGGCACGCTCGAGGCGGTCCGCCGCTACTACGAGGGCCGCGCCGAGGTCAGCGGCTTCGTGGTCGCCGACGCGGTCGTGGAGGGGCGCACCGGCGACGCGCTCGTCGCGCTGCGCTGGGCGCTGCAGACCGGCACCGACCCCGTCCCCCTCACCGCCGCCCTCGCCGGCGCGCTGCGCACGGTCGCCAAGGTCGCCTCCGCCGGTCGCGCCGCCCGCGCCGCCGACATCGGCGTCCCGCCGTGGAAGCTCGACGTCGTGCGCCGCCAGGCCCGCGGCTGGACCGAGCAGGGCCTCGCCGAGGCGATCGCCGTCATCGCCGCCACCGACGTCGAGGTCAAGGGCGGGGGAGCCGACCCGGCGTACGCCGTGGAGCGGGCCGTCGTCACCGCGAGCCGGCTGCGCGGCGAGCGCTAG
- a CDS encoding PPOX class F420-dependent oxidoreductase, whose amino-acid sequence MPEPLSAEVRELLARPNPAVIATVRPDGSPVSVATWYLLDGDRILVNMDEGRRRLEWLRQDPRVSLTALAEGDWYTHVSVQGRVVEWRDDEDLADIDRLSRHYGGGAYPNRERRRVSAWIEVEHVHGWGRVAARG is encoded by the coding sequence GTGCCCGAGCCCCTGTCCGCCGAGGTCCGCGAGCTGCTCGCGCGCCCGAACCCCGCCGTCATCGCCACCGTCCGCCCGGACGGCTCCCCCGTCTCGGTCGCGACGTGGTACCTGCTCGACGGCGACCGCATCCTCGTCAACATGGACGAGGGCCGGCGCCGGCTCGAGTGGCTGCGCCAGGACCCGCGCGTCTCGCTGACCGCGCTCGCCGAGGGCGACTGGTACACCCACGTCAGCGTGCAGGGCCGGGTCGTCGAGTGGCGCGACGACGAGGACCTCGCGGACATCGACCGGCTGTCCCGGCACTACGGCGGCGGGGCGTACCCGAACCGCGAGCGGCGCCGGGTGAGCGCGTGGATCGAGGTCGAGCACGTGCACGGCTGGGGCAGGGTCGCGGCGCGCGGCTGA